Proteins encoded together in one Bacteroides ovatus window:
- a CDS encoding FadR/GntR family transcriptional regulator, with the protein MKIEINQTTLIDQVEDSLLTYFKKNDLRCGDSIPNENNLAAELGVARSVVREALSRLKMMGLIHARPRKGMVLTEPSILGGMKRVIDPRVLSEETILDLLDFRIALEIGISSDIFRKITPKDIEELSEIVKMGIVFENNEYALISESAFHTKLYKITGNKIISEFQEIIHPILVYVKEKFKDYLKPINIEMSKSGRIATHADLLDFIRKGDEKGYRDAIERHFEVYKIFKVNRSLELMAEKNEEERIDSI; encoded by the coding sequence ATGAAGATAGAAATTAATCAAACAACATTGATCGATCAGGTAGAAGACAGCTTACTTACCTACTTTAAAAAGAATGATTTGAGATGTGGAGATTCTATTCCCAATGAGAATAATCTGGCCGCAGAATTAGGAGTTGCAAGAAGTGTTGTCAGAGAAGCTTTGAGCCGTTTGAAAATGATGGGACTGATTCATGCGCGCCCTCGTAAGGGAATGGTTTTGACTGAACCTTCCATTTTAGGTGGAATGAAAAGAGTGATAGATCCTCGTGTTTTGAGTGAAGAAACAATTTTGGATTTATTGGATTTCAGAATCGCACTTGAAATAGGAATATCAAGTGATATTTTCCGTAAGATAACTCCTAAAGATATTGAGGAATTGAGCGAGATTGTGAAAATGGGAATTGTTTTCGAGAATAACGAGTATGCGTTAATCAGCGAATCGGCTTTTCATACAAAACTATACAAAATTACGGGAAATAAAATAATATCTGAATTTCAGGAAATCATTCATCCTATACTTGTCTATGTGAAAGAAAAGTTCAAAGACTACTTAAAACCTATAAATATAGAGATGAGTAAAAGCGGCAGAATAGCTACTCATGCTGATTTATTGGATTTTATAAGAAAAGGAGATGAGAAAGGCTATCGTGATGCCATTGAAAGACATTTTGAGGTTTATAAGATTTTTAAAGTGAACCGGAGTCTGGAATTGATGGCAGAGAAAAACGAAGAAGAAAGGATAGATAGTATATGA
- a CDS encoding prolyl-tRNA synthetase associated domain-containing protein, producing MSIVSFIFATIKKSDYMSPDSEYTETHENKIYATLDKLGIAYQSLHHPAIMTMEEGAEIAQKLGCTSCKSLFLTNKQQEYFMLLLPANKKLKTKELAGQIGSSHLSFASEKAMENLLCTFPGAVSILGLIYDKENKVQLLIDKEILESTYIGCHPCVNTCSLKIRLEDILKILLPKISHQNFNIVEL from the coding sequence ATGTCTATTGTATCTTTTATCTTTGCAACAATCAAAAAAAGCGATTATATGAGTCCTGATTCAGAATATACAGAAACACATGAGAATAAAATCTATGCCACTCTTGACAAACTGGGAATAGCGTATCAAAGTCTACACCACCCAGCCATAATGACTATGGAGGAAGGAGCAGAAATAGCCCAAAAGCTAGGTTGTACTTCATGCAAAAGTCTGTTTCTGACTAATAAACAGCAAGAATACTTCATGCTCTTATTGCCTGCAAATAAAAAATTGAAAACAAAAGAACTTGCCGGGCAGATAGGTAGTTCCCATCTCTCTTTCGCTTCCGAAAAGGCAATGGAAAATCTCTTGTGTACTTTTCCGGGGGCTGTCAGTATTCTAGGTCTTATCTACGATAAAGAGAACAAAGTACAGCTCCTGATTGATAAAGAAATTCTTGAATCAACATATATAGGATGTCATCCATGCGTAAACACATGCAGTCTAAAAATCAGGTTGGAGGACATTCTTAAAATACTATTGCCCAAAATCAGTCATCAGAATTTTAATATCGTGGAGTTATAA
- a CDS encoding ABC transporter permease has translation MIGNYWNSAYRNLMKRKKFSFINIFGLAIGMASALLMLTYVTFEFSFDKMHTKYAHIYRVQSTFHEGEVLTDYWATSSFGYASAMKENLAGIEDYTRIATHLQPEQIVKYGELTLRENQIAYADPGFFRLFDFELLKGDKKTCLSMPRQVVITERIARKYFKDEDPIGKILIFTGTYDKVSCEVTGVMKEMPSNSHIHYNFLISYASLPQYMQEYWYKHEAYTYVLLDSPERKAEIEKEFPVMAEKYKTEEALKNKTWGVSLIPLADIHLTPQIGYETETKGNRSAMIALIFAAVAILVIAWINYINLTVARSMERAKEVGVRRVVGAFRQQLIYQFLFEALVMNLIAFILAVGLIELVLPHFNQLVGRTVTFSVWFMDYWWILLVLVFIAGIFISGYYPALALLNRKPITLLKGKFLHSKSGDRTRQVLVVVQYTASMILLCVTLIVFAQLNFMRNQSLGVKTSQTLVVKFPGHTEGQNIKLEAMKKAIARLPLVHRVTFSGAVPGEEVATFLSNRRTNDALKQNRLYEMLACDPDYADAYGLQIVAGRSFSEEYGDDVDKLVINETAVRNLGFASNDEAIGELVTVECTDAPMQIIGVVKDYHQQALSKNYTPIMLIHKDKIDWLPQRYISVVMASGNPRELVSQVQEIWNQYFADSSFDYFFLDQFFDHQYRQDEVFGAMIGSFTGLAIFISCLGLWVLVMFSCSTRTKEMGIRKVLGASRWNLFYQLVKGFFQLILIAVVIALPVAWFSMNAWLSHYAFRTDLKAWFFIVPVLLMLFISFVTVAFQTMKIIMSKPARSLRYE, from the coding sequence ATGATAGGGAATTACTGGAATAGTGCCTATCGGAATCTGATGAAGCGGAAGAAGTTCAGTTTCATCAATATCTTTGGATTGGCAATCGGAATGGCATCGGCATTACTGATGCTAACCTATGTCACTTTTGAGTTCAGCTTTGATAAAATGCACACGAAATATGCCCATATCTATCGGGTGCAAAGTACTTTTCATGAAGGGGAAGTCCTGACCGATTACTGGGCGACCAGCTCTTTCGGATATGCCTCGGCCATGAAAGAGAATCTTGCCGGAATCGAAGATTATACCCGTATCGCTACCCATCTCCAACCGGAGCAGATTGTGAAATATGGCGAACTGACATTACGGGAGAATCAGATAGCCTATGCCGATCCGGGCTTCTTCCGTCTTTTTGATTTCGAACTTCTGAAAGGGGATAAAAAGACTTGTCTCTCCATGCCCCGGCAAGTGGTAATCACCGAACGTATTGCCCGTAAGTATTTCAAAGATGAAGACCCTATCGGCAAAATTCTGATCTTTACCGGAACGTATGATAAAGTATCGTGCGAAGTGACCGGAGTCATGAAAGAAATGCCCTCCAACTCACACATTCATTATAATTTTCTGATTTCCTATGCCTCTCTGCCTCAATATATGCAGGAATACTGGTATAAGCATGAAGCCTATACGTATGTTTTGCTCGATTCACCGGAAAGAAAAGCGGAGATAGAAAAAGAATTTCCTGTGATGGCGGAGAAATACAAGACAGAGGAAGCACTGAAAAATAAGACGTGGGGCGTGTCTTTAATTCCCTTGGCAGATATACATCTCACCCCACAGATAGGCTATGAGACGGAAACCAAAGGAAATCGTTCTGCTATGATCGCCCTGATTTTTGCGGCTGTCGCTATTCTGGTTATTGCCTGGATTAACTATATCAATCTGACCGTAGCACGTTCGATGGAGCGTGCTAAAGAAGTGGGAGTGCGCAGGGTAGTGGGAGCTTTCCGCCAACAGTTGATTTATCAATTCCTGTTTGAGGCCTTGGTTATGAATCTGATAGCTTTCATATTAGCTGTGGGATTAATAGAACTGGTTCTTCCACATTTCAACCAATTGGTAGGACGTACAGTTACGTTTTCTGTCTGGTTCATGGATTACTGGTGGATTTTGCTGGTTCTCGTTTTTATAGCCGGAATATTTATTTCCGGGTATTATCCGGCATTGGCTTTGTTGAATCGCAAACCTATAACCTTGTTGAAAGGGAAGTTTTTGCATAGCAAGTCAGGCGACCGAACCCGTCAGGTACTGGTGGTTGTCCAGTATACAGCTTCCATGATTTTACTTTGTGTTACATTGATTGTTTTTGCACAGCTGAATTTTATGCGCAATCAATCTTTGGGAGTGAAAACCAGCCAGACATTAGTGGTTAAGTTTCCGGGACATACAGAGGGGCAGAATATCAAGTTGGAAGCAATGAAAAAAGCAATCGCGCGTCTTCCTCTGGTCCATCGGGTTACTTTTTCCGGTGCCGTGCCGGGCGAAGAAGTGGCCACATTCCTTTCCAATCGTCGCACCAATGACGCTTTGAAGCAGAACCGTCTTTATGAGATGCTGGCTTGTGATCCTGATTATGCGGATGCATACGGTTTGCAGATAGTAGCCGGAAGAAGTTTCTCCGAAGAATATGGTGATGATGTCGATAAACTGGTGATTAATGAAACAGCTGTACGTAATCTGGGATTTGCTTCCAATGATGAGGCGATAGGCGAGTTGGTAACAGTGGAATGTACTGATGCGCCGATGCAGATTATCGGAGTGGTGAAAGATTATCATCAGCAGGCGTTGAGCAAGAACTATACACCTATCATGCTGATTCATAAAGATAAAATTGATTGGTTGCCCCAGCGTTATATCTCTGTTGTGATGGCTTCCGGAAATCCCCGTGAACTGGTATCTCAAGTGCAAGAGATCTGGAATCAGTATTTTGCGGATTCCAGCTTTGATTATTTCTTCCTCGATCAGTTCTTCGACCACCAATATCGGCAAGACGAGGTTTTCGGAGCGATGATCGGTTCGTTCACCGGATTGGCAATCTTTATTTCCTGTCTCGGACTTTGGGTATTAGTCATGTTTTCCTGTTCCACCCGCACCAAAGAGATGGGAATACGTAAAGTGTTGGGAGCTTCCCGCTGGAATCTTTTCTATCAGTTGGTCAAAGGATTTTTCCAGTTGATTTTGATTGCAGTTGTTATAGCTCTTCCGGTAGCTTGGTTTAGTATGAATGCCTGGTTAAGCCATTATGCTTTCCGTACCGATCTCAAAGCGTGGTTCTTTATAGTACCTGTATTGCTGATGCTGTTTATCTCATTTGTGACAGTGGCTTTCCAGACAATGAAAATAATAATGAGCAAACCTGCTCGTTCATTGCGATATGAGTAA
- a CDS encoding ABC transporter ATP-binding protein: protein MIKTEKLSMLFTTEEVQTKALNDVTLQVEQGEFVAIMGPSGCGKSTLLNILGTLDSPTSGSYFFEGKQVDKMTENQLTALRKGNLGFIFQSFNLIDELTVYENVELPLVYLGMKTLQRKERVNKVLEKVNLLHRANHYPQQLSGGQQQRVAIVRAVVTECKLLLADEPTGNLDSVNGIEVMELLSELNRQGTTIIIVTHSQRDAKYAHRVIQLLDGQIVAENINRPLEKKTSSKNETV, encoded by the coding sequence ATGATTAAAACAGAAAAACTATCTATGCTTTTCACCACAGAAGAGGTGCAGACAAAAGCATTGAATGATGTCACCTTACAGGTGGAACAAGGAGAATTTGTAGCGATAATGGGACCGTCAGGATGCGGCAAATCCACCTTGCTGAATATTCTCGGTACATTGGATTCTCCGACTTCCGGTTCTTACTTTTTTGAGGGGAAGCAAGTCGATAAAATGACTGAAAACCAGTTGACTGCTTTGCGGAAAGGTAATCTGGGCTTTATCTTTCAGAGTTTCAACCTGATTGACGAACTGACCGTGTATGAGAATGTGGAACTGCCACTTGTCTATCTGGGTATGAAGACTCTCCAACGGAAAGAACGAGTCAATAAAGTGCTCGAAAAAGTCAACCTGTTACATCGTGCGAATCATTATCCCCAGCAGTTATCCGGCGGACAGCAACAGCGTGTAGCCATTGTCCGTGCCGTAGTGACCGAATGTAAACTACTGCTGGCCGACGAACCTACCGGAAATCTGGATTCGGTGAATGGCATCGAAGTGATGGAACTGTTGAGCGAACTCAACCGTCAGGGAACCACAATCATTATCGTCACCCACTCACAGCGGGATGCGAAGTATGCACACCGGGTCATCCAACTATTGGACGGACAGATTGTAGCCGAAAACATCAACCGTCCGCTGGAAAAGAAAACGTCATCTAAAAACGAAACCGTATGA
- a CDS encoding efflux RND transporter periplasmic adaptor subunit, translating into MDTLIERKPGINRKRLYWVGGVMLGLAVIAYFIFRDTASSMAVEKDRLTIATVEQAEFSDYIRVIGQVMPSRIIYMDAIEGGRVEERLKEEGAMVKAGDVILRLSNPLLNIGIMQSEADLAYQENELRNTRISMEQERLQLKQERIGLNKELIGKQRRYEQYKRLVNEQLIAREDYRQAEEEYIAAKEQLAVIDERIRQDHIFRESQIGSLDENIRNMKRSLALVRERLENLKVKAPIDGQVGNLNAQIGQSISAGEHIGQIITSDLKVQAQIDEHYVERVLPGLPADFTRDGGTYKLEVTKPYPEVKDGQFRTDLNFISERPENIRAGQTYHINLQLGDPAQAILVPRGGFFQITGGRWMYVVDESGTFATRRPVKIGRQNPLYYEVTDGLSPGEKVIISGYELFGDNEKLILK; encoded by the coding sequence ATGGATACACTTATTGAACGAAAACCCGGCATCAATCGCAAACGTCTTTATTGGGTCGGTGGGGTAATGCTCGGACTTGCTGTGATTGCCTATTTTATTTTCAGAGATACAGCTTCTTCTATGGCAGTGGAGAAAGACCGGCTGACAATTGCTACTGTCGAGCAGGCCGAGTTCAGTGATTATATCCGTGTGATTGGTCAGGTCATGCCTAGCCGGATTATCTATATGGATGCCATCGAGGGCGGTCGTGTGGAAGAGCGCCTGAAAGAAGAGGGAGCTATGGTAAAGGCCGGTGATGTGATTCTGCGTCTTAGCAACCCATTGCTCAATATCGGTATCATGCAGAGTGAAGCCGATCTTGCTTATCAGGAAAACGAGTTGCGTAATACCCGGATTAGTATGGAGCAGGAACGACTGCAACTGAAACAAGAACGTATCGGCCTGAATAAAGAGCTTATCGGGAAGCAACGCCGTTATGAGCAGTATAAACGTTTGGTAAACGAACAACTGATAGCACGTGAAGACTATCGCCAGGCAGAGGAAGAATATATAGCAGCCAAAGAGCAACTGGCTGTTATTGACGAACGTATCCGGCAGGATCATATTTTTCGGGAAAGTCAGATAGGCAGTCTTGACGAGAATATACGTAATATGAAACGGAGCTTGGCATTGGTTCGTGAGCGTTTGGAAAACCTGAAAGTGAAAGCTCCGATTGACGGACAGGTAGGAAACCTGAATGCGCAAATCGGGCAATCTATTTCTGCCGGCGAACATATCGGGCAAATCATCACTTCCGACCTTAAAGTACAGGCACAGATAGACGAGCACTACGTAGAACGGGTACTTCCCGGACTTCCTGCCGACTTTACCCGTGACGGAGGAACCTATAAACTGGAAGTGACTAAACCTTATCCTGAAGTGAAAGACGGTCAGTTTCGTACAGACCTCAATTTTATATCCGAACGACCGGAGAATATCCGTGCCGGACAGACTTATCACATAAACCTGCAATTGGGTGATCCGGCACAAGCTATTCTGGTTCCCCGTGGCGGATTCTTTCAAATTACCGGGGGCCGATGGATGTACGTTGTCGATGAAAGTGGTACATTTGCCACGCGGCGCCCTGTGAAGATAGGACGGCAGAATCCACTGTATTACGAGGTGACAGACGGTTTGTCTCCGGGTGAGAAAGTAATCATATCCGGGTATGAATTATTTGGAGACAATGAGAAACTAATACTAAAATAA
- a CDS encoding TolC family protein — protein MKRFLLLLLLSVPVFLLAQSAMSLDDCIRLAYKQNPAVRNGVIGIKETKADYIASVGAFLPHIVVNAETGKRFGRSLDPDTNGYTSESFEEGTVGLDMTLSLFEGFSRINQVRFRKMNKERSEWELKEKQNELAYQVTDAYYKLILERKLLDLALEQSRLSERYLKQTEVFVELGLKSASDLQEVKARREGDIYRYQSRGNSSRIALLHLKQLMNIQPGDTLAILDTITASQLPPYSVSTVETLYAQSIEILPSIRMIDLKQKAAHKEYAIAGGAFSPSVFARFTVGSNYYNTAFSARQLRDNIGKYVGVGISFPLLSGLQRLTNQRKLKLNMYRLKNEEELEKQQLYTDIEQTLLSLHTGYSEHQQALSQLDAETLVLKESERKWEEGLISVFQLMEARNRFIAAKAELVRVRLQIEMMMKLEKYYRQGTFL, from the coding sequence ATGAAAAGATTTCTTTTACTACTATTGCTTTCAGTGCCGGTTTTCCTGCTAGCCCAATCCGCTATGAGTTTGGACGATTGCATTCGTTTGGCTTATAAACAGAATCCGGCTGTACGTAACGGAGTTATCGGCATAAAGGAAACGAAAGCGGATTATATAGCTTCTGTCGGTGCTTTCCTGCCGCACATAGTGGTTAATGCGGAAACAGGCAAACGATTCGGACGTTCGCTGGATCCTGACACCAATGGGTATACCAGTGAATCTTTTGAAGAGGGAACGGTGGGACTTGATATGACACTTTCCTTATTTGAAGGCTTTTCGCGTATCAATCAGGTGCGTTTCCGGAAAATGAACAAAGAACGTAGTGAATGGGAGCTGAAAGAGAAACAGAATGAACTGGCCTATCAGGTGACGGATGCTTATTACAAACTGATTCTGGAGAGAAAATTGCTCGATCTTGCTTTGGAACAAAGCCGGTTGAGCGAAAGGTATTTGAAACAGACAGAGGTCTTCGTGGAACTGGGATTGAAATCAGCTTCCGATTTACAGGAGGTGAAAGCACGCCGGGAGGGAGATATTTATCGTTATCAGTCGCGCGGAAATAGCAGTCGGATCGCTTTATTGCATCTGAAACAATTAATGAATATCCAGCCGGGCGACACACTCGCTATTCTGGATACGATTACAGCATCCCAATTACCACCATATTCTGTTTCGACTGTGGAAACTCTATACGCACAATCTATCGAAATATTGCCCTCCATACGTATGATTGATTTGAAACAAAAAGCAGCTCATAAAGAGTATGCGATAGCGGGAGGAGCTTTCTCACCCTCTGTCTTTGCTCGTTTCACCGTCGGTTCCAATTATTATAATACAGCTTTCTCGGCCAGACAATTGCGTGATAATATAGGAAAATATGTGGGTGTTGGCATCTCCTTTCCCCTGCTAAGCGGTTTGCAACGTTTGACCAATCAGCGCAAGCTGAAATTGAATATGTATCGGCTCAAAAACGAAGAAGAACTTGAAAAACAACAATTATATACGGATATTGAGCAAACACTCCTTTCTCTTCACACCGGATATAGTGAACATCAGCAGGCATTATCACAACTTGACGCTGAAACACTGGTACTGAAAGAATCCGAACGGAAATGGGAAGAGGGATTGATTTCCGTCTTTCAACTGATGGAAGCCCGTAACCGGTTTATTGCTGCCAAAGCAGAACTGGTTCGTGTACGCTTGCAAATAGAAATGATGATGAAACTAGAAAAATATTATCGACAAGGAACTTTTTTATAA